The Branchiostoma lanceolatum isolate klBraLanc5 chromosome 7, klBraLanc5.hap2, whole genome shotgun sequence nucleotide sequence CAAATTCCTGTGCATCTGTACTGCCTGGCCTGTTCttgtcaataagatttttttgcactattgGCAGAATGTCAATGATGCTGAGTAGATATGATGCCCTCATCTGACTAAAGCATAAAGCAATGAaaaattatttgtttcttttccaGATCATTGGCAGGGAAGTTTCCATCTATGTGGAGTAAGAGAGCAAGATTGGTCTCCTTCTACACCTTTGTCATACTTGTCTTGGTCTTCTTCTCTGTCCACTTTCTGTTCGGCAGAAATCGCTTCCAAGTCACCTTCCGTCACAAGAAAGTTGCCATTGCCGTGACTCGTGCCAAGTACATGCCCTTATCTAAACATGATCTGCTATGTGAGCTTAAGAACAGGGTGTGGTTTAAGACCCTCCCAAGCACGGAAGGCCCCTTTAAGGCCTTGAACTACTCCCAGTTGGAGCCGAAGAACACCTTGTACCAGCTGCACCATGATGGCTTTAAGACCTGTGCTGCAGTGATGAACTCTGCAGCCATTCTGGGATCAAATCTAGGAGAGGAAATAGGTGAGCAAACTTAGAGGAGGTAGAGGTGTCATGATGTGGGAGAGGAGAAGTGATAAATACtgaacagaaaaacaaatacagtttaccTTTTATAAAATCAATTCATCAGTGTTTCCTGGCTGACAaggattttgttgattttgttaaaCTTTAGTCAGTGTTGAATAACATTTCTGCAACCATGTCATATGCTAGAGAGTGTAAACTACCAAGGATAGTATCTAGCCTAGGACGTATTTCAGTTTGGCATAAGTTTTGACCTCCTCTCCATCCTAGATTCTCATGATGCAGTGATGAGGTTCAACAGTGCACCGCTGTCGGAGCAGTACAAGGCAGACATCGGTGCCAAAACTACCCTACGACTGATGAACTCCCAGCTCCTCGCCAACCCAAGTTACAACTTCTTCACGGACCCTATCTACCGGAACATCACCATGATTGTGTGGGACCCCGCAGCGTACACTGGGGACATGCAAGAGGTAAGGATCATTGAAAGGGCTGGTTGCTGTATTGTCCACAATAAACAGTTTTCAGTTATGGCAGTTTTGGGGTGAACTTTAATCTGTGTAACCCAAATTCTGCTGTCTTGCCACTATGGCGCGAATCAATCAGGCTAGGGTAAATCAAGActagttttccttgtttttcgtCAATCAAGTGGTACGAGAATCCGGACGCCAACTTCTTCAGCTCGTACGAGAAGCGGAGGAAGATGTTCCCCCAGGAGAGCCT carries:
- the LOC136439227 gene encoding beta-galactoside alpha-2,6-sialyltransferase 2-like; protein product: MWSKRARLVSFYTFVILVLVFFSVHFLFGRNRFQVTFRHKKVAIAVTRAKYMPLSKHDLLCELKNRVWFKTLPSTEGPFKALNYSQLEPKNTLYQLHHDGFKTCAAVMNSAAILGSNLGEEIDSHDAVMRFNSAPLSEQYKADIGAKTTLRLMNSQLLANPSYNFFTDPIYRNITMIVWDPAAYTGDMQEWYENPDANFFSSYEKRRKMFPQESLYITDPRFYWELWDVLQENTEAMIHPNPPSSGFQGIAIMLSLCNQLDVYEFLPSERISVKCHYYEKWNLNPACTLGWWHDLRAEKYFVLRMNLGTKDDVTKKGKVTLDGYRAVDCKATSRARTLTSLNRGLQLPSGN